The proteins below are encoded in one region of Engraulis encrasicolus isolate BLACKSEA-1 chromosome 1, IST_EnEncr_1.0, whole genome shotgun sequence:
- the LOC134460069 gene encoding zinc-binding protein A33-like, producing the protein MASSLEDDLCCPVCTDIYIDPVLLSCSHSFCKSCVQRSWASQGSRVCPICRRTNPQEEPPVNRVLRNLCERFVQERSQRGALCRLHGDKLRLFCHDDKALVCFTCRDSRLHKGQRFSPFGEVAADRKEELKVKLSPLKKKLEVFKKQKLACDETAKHIKTQVQHTEKQIKKEFEELHQFLRDEEAARIAALRKEEEQKSKTMKEKIDKMNREITFLSDTIRVMQKKMQADDITFLQNYKRTVEQTWLQGPNSHIGALINVAKHLGNLKFRVWEKMKTIVQYTPVILDPNTAYPELILSEDLTSVRLGNDIQQLPDNPERFDYRQCLLGSEGFNSGTHCWDVEVAYEGTFWSVGVILESIPRKGEGNSLIGDWSVTYMDSQLYQWSTPQHPTILTLARRPKRIRVQLDWNRGMLTFSDSDSNTHLHTFRHTFTERVFPYLCTNNKVSPLRILPVKTSVKVEQHSYQANTLAATIARAIREA; encoded by the exons ATGGCGTCTTCACTGGAAGACGACCTCTGCTGTCCGGTGTGCACTGATATCTACATAGACCCTGTCCTATTGAGCTGCTCTCACTCCTTCTGCAAGTCCTGTGTTCAGCGGTCCTGGGCCAGCCAAGGCTCCAGGGTGTGCCCCATCTGCCGGAGGACGAATCCTCAAGAGGAGCCTCCAGTCAACCGGGTGCTGAGGAACCTGTGTGAGCGCTTTGTGCAG GAGAGGAGCCAGAGAGGAGCTCTCTGCAGACTCCACGGAGACAAGCTCAGGCTGTTCTGTCATGATGACAAAGCGCTTGTGTGTTTCACGTGTCGAGACTCAAGGCTGCACAAGGGCCAACGCTTCAGCCCCTTTGGCGAGGTTGCAGCGGATCGCAAAGAGGAGTTGAAGGTGAAACTGAGCCCCCTGAAGAAAAAGCTGGAGGTTTTCAAGAAACAAAAACTTGCCTGTGATGAAACAGCCAAACACATCAAGACTCAAGTCCAGCACACAGAGAAGCAGATCAAGAAGGAGTTTGAGGAACTTCACCAGTTCCTccgagatgaagaggcagccaggatagctgcactgaggaaggaagaggagcagaagagtaagacgatgaaggagaagattgacaAGATGAACAGAGAGATCACATTTCTCTCAGACACAATCAGAGTCATGCAAAAGAAGATGCAAGCAGATGACATCACATTTCTGCAGAACTACAAGCGCACGGTGGAACAGACATGGCTGCAGGGTCCAAATAGTCACATAGGAGCTCTTATTAATGTGGCAAAGCACTTGGGaaacctgaagttcagagtctgggagaagatgaAAACAATTGTACAATACACTCCTGTCattctggatcccaacactgcataTCCAGaactcatcctgtctgaggatctgaccagcGTGAGGTTGGGCAATGACAtacagcagcttcctgataacccagagagatttgatTATCGCCAATGTttgctgggctctgagggctttaactctgggacacactgctgggatgttgAAGTTGCATATGAGGGGACATTCTGGAGTGTTGGTGTGATCCTTGAGTCCATCCCCAGGAAAGGAGAGGGTAACTCACTCATTGGAGACTGGAGTGTGACTTATATGGATAGTCAATTGTACCAATGGTCCACACCACAGCACCCCACTATTCTCACATTAGCACGGAGACCCAaaaggatcagagtgcagctggactggaaCAGAGGAATGCTGACGTTCTCTGACTCCGATagtaacacacacctacacactttcagacacactttcactgagagagtATTTCCATACTTATGTACAAACAATAAGGTCTCTCCTTTGAGGATTCTACCAGTGAAGACTTCAGTAAAAGTAGAGCAACACAGCTACCAGGCAAACACATTAGCAGCAACaatagcaagagcgatacgagaaGCATAA
- the LOC134459965 gene encoding E3 ubiquitin-protein ligase TRIM35-like, giving the protein MASSSLEEELCCPVCTDIYTDPVILSCSHSFCKSCVQRSWASQGSRVCPICRRTNPQEEPPVNRVLRNLCERFMQERSQRGALCSLHGDKLRLFCHEDKVLVCFTCRDSRLHKGHNFSPVDEVAADRKEELKVKLDPLNKKLEAFKKEKRSCDETAKHIKTQVQHTEKQIKKEFEELHQFLRDEEAARIAALRKEEEQKSRMMKDKIDKMSREITSLSGTIRVIQKEIKADDITFLQNYKRTVEQTWLQGPNSQIGALIDVAKHLGNLKFRVWEKMKTIVHYTPVILDPNTAHPGLNLSENLTSIRLGNDIQQLPDNLERFDYANCLLGSEGFNSGKHSWDVEVAWGGNILECRCDA; this is encoded by the exons ATGGCTTCTTCTTCACTGGAGGAAGAACTGTGCTGTCCGGTGTGCACTGATATCTACACGGACCCAGTCATATTGAGCTGCTCTCACTCCTTCTGCAAGTCCTGTGTTCAGCGGTCCTGGGCCAGCCAAGGCTCCAGGGTGTGCCCCATCTGCCGGAGGACGAATCCTCAAGAGGAGCCTCCAGTCAACCGGGTGCTGAGGAACCTGTGTGAGCGCTTTATGCAG GAGAGGAGCCAGAGAGGAGCTCTCTGCAGTCTCCACGGAGATAAGCTCAGGCTGTTCTGTCATGAGGACAAGGTGCTCGTGTGTTTCACGTGTCGAGACTCGAGGCTGCACAAGGGCCACAACTTTAGTCCCGTGGACGAGGTTGCAGCGGATCGCAAGGAAGAGTTGAAGGTGAAACTAGACCCTCTGAATAAGAAGCTGGAGGCTTTTAAGAAAGAAAAACGTTCCTGTGATGAAACAGCCAAACACATCAAGACTCAAGTCCAGCACACAGAAAAGCAGATCAAGAAGGAGTTTGAGGAGCTTCACCAGTTCCTtcgagatgaagaggcagccaggatagctgcactgaggaaggaagaggagcagaagagtcggATGATGAAGGATAAGATTGacaagatgagcagagagatcaCATCTCTTTCTGGCACAATCAGAGTAATACAAAAGGAAATTAAAGCTGATGACATCACATTCCTGCAGAACTACAAGCGCACGGTGGAACAGACATGGCTGCAGGGTCCAAACAGTCAAATAGGAGCTCTTATTGATGTTGCAAAGCACTTGGGaaacctgaagttcagagtctgggagaagatgaAAACAATTGTACATTACACTCCTGTCattctggatcccaacactgcacatCCAGGACTCAACCTCTCTGAGAATCTGACTAGTATCAGGTTGGGCAATGACAtacagcagcttcctgataacCTTGAAAGATTTGATTATGCCAATTGTTTGCTAGgttctgagggctttaactcagggaaACACAGCTGGGATGTGGAAGTTGCATGGGGAGGGAACATTCTGGAATGTAGGTGTGATGCTTGA